From Pseudomonadota bacterium:
CCGAGAATCACGGAGGTGAGATGGATGCGAGCACCGACACCGATACGGACACCGACGCTGACTCGGATACTGACTCGGACACGGATACCGACTCGGACACGGATACCGATGCCGATACCGATTCCGATACGGACACGGACACAGGGCCGCCGGACCTGGAATGGGACGGCGGCACGCCGATCCCCTGCGAGGGCGACGGCGGCCCCGACATGGTCTGCGTGCCGGGAAACACCTACCTGATGGGTTGCATGCCATACGACACGGAATGCGAGCCCGAGGAGTACCCGATGGTCGAGGTGACCCTAAGCCCGTTCTGGATCGACAAGTACGAGGCGACCTACGAGGACATTATCCCGTTTTTAAATAGTCTATTTGTTGGTTACGATCGGGGTGATCGATATATTTCAAAATCGAACCCCGACTCTGGTTTGCCGGACATCGAGCTGTGGGCGAGTTATTCGGAGGGTAGCCCACCGATCGCCCTGAACGACGCTGGGATGTATGAGTACGGTATTTCGTTGAGCCCGACGACTTGCAATCGGGGTGCAGACGCAGCGGCTGGTGGATTCTATTGGCTCGGCGCCAAGCTGTATTGCGAGTGGCGCGGTATGCGGTTGCCGACCGAGGCCGAATGGGAGGCCGCGGCGCGGGGGCAGACGAAGCTGAAGTACCCGTGCGCCTGGTACTATTTGCCGTGTTGGTATGGCATTTACGATTGTTGCACGACGTGGCCGATGGCGGAGTGC
This genomic window contains:
- a CDS encoding formylglycine-generating enzyme family protein — encoded protein: MDASTDTDTDTDADSDTDSDTDTDSDTDTDADTDSDTDTDTGPPDLEWDGGTPIPCEGDGGPDMVCVPGNTYLMGCMPYDTECEPEEYPMVEVTLSPFWIDKYEATYEDIIPFLNSLFVGYDRGDRYISKSNPDSGLPDIELWASYSEGSPPIALNDAGMYEYGISLSPTTCNRGADAAAGGFYWLGAKLYCEWRGMRLPTEAEWEAAARGQTKLKYPCAWYYLPCWYGIYDCCTTWPMAECYMGTCEDCCIPLQDNLAGECESPFGVRQMYGNASEWVLDWLVADHSACSSGCTDPAPLTGAWPQKPIKKGGAVSSPAEYTRISARTYLTTSPADTGVRCVLSPVSFDAVDAGL